In Niallia sp. FSL W8-0635, one genomic interval encodes:
- the hisD gene encoding histidinol dehydrogenase: MRIVTEIENISLKRSVDAGTVEQRKAVIDIIENVKQSGDQALIEYTKKWDGAKLSSLLVKEEEIAVAYDNVEKDMVSIIKEAAANIKEYHQKQLKTSWNFTQENGSILGQRILPLDSVGVYVPGGTAAYPSSVLMNVIPAIVAGVNRIVMVSPPNENGTLPPAVLVAADIAGVKEIYKVGGAQGIAALAYGTESIEKVDKVVGPGNIFVALAKREVFGDVAIDMIAGPSEIAIIADNTASAKEIAADLLSQAEHDERASSVLVTTSRELAEEVSHEVEIQLSTLPRKEIAKKSIEKYGLIVVVETLEKAATVINTIAPEHLEIITENPSDILENIRHAGSIFLGRYSSEPVGDYFAGTNHVLPTNGTARFSNPLNVDDFQKKSSVIQYSEVAFRENAHKIAKFARLEGLEAHARAIEARDL; encoded by the coding sequence ATGAGGATTGTGACAGAAATAGAGAATATTAGCTTAAAACGTTCTGTTGATGCAGGGACAGTTGAGCAGCGTAAAGCCGTCATCGACATAATAGAAAACGTAAAACAAAGTGGTGATCAAGCACTTATCGAATATACAAAAAAATGGGATGGAGCAAAGCTATCAAGTCTTCTTGTAAAGGAAGAAGAGATAGCAGTTGCCTACGATAATGTGGAAAAGGACATGGTTTCTATTATCAAGGAGGCAGCTGCAAACATTAAAGAATACCATCAAAAGCAACTGAAAACTTCATGGAATTTCACACAAGAAAATGGATCAATCCTTGGTCAAAGAATTCTGCCTTTAGATTCAGTTGGAGTGTATGTACCAGGCGGAACGGCAGCCTATCCTTCCTCTGTCTTAATGAATGTGATTCCGGCAATTGTTGCAGGAGTAAATCGGATTGTTATGGTATCTCCGCCTAATGAAAACGGAACACTACCTCCTGCAGTATTAGTAGCGGCTGATATTGCTGGAGTGAAGGAAATTTACAAAGTTGGTGGAGCACAGGGAATTGCTGCTTTAGCATACGGAACAGAATCTATTGAAAAGGTCGACAAGGTTGTTGGTCCTGGAAATATCTTTGTTGCCCTTGCTAAAAGAGAAGTATTTGGAGATGTTGCTATTGATATGATAGCAGGTCCAAGTGAAATCGCGATTATTGCGGATAATACTGCTAGCGCAAAAGAAATAGCAGCAGATTTATTATCACAGGCAGAGCATGATGAAAGAGCTTCCTCTGTACTTGTGACGACTTCACGAGAACTAGCTGAAGAGGTTTCGCATGAAGTAGAGATACAGTTAAGTACTTTGCCACGAAAAGAAATAGCAAAAAAATCAATTGAAAAATATGGATTAATTGTCGTAGTAGAAACACTTGAAAAAGCGGCAACAGTTATTAATACAATTGCCCCAGAACATTTAGAAATAATCACTGAAAATCCGTCTGATATCCTAGAAAATATTCGACATGCAGGGTCTATTTTTTTAGGAAGATATAGTTCAGAGCCAGTTGGAGATTACTTCGCTGGAACTAACCATGTATTGCCAACAAACGGTACAGCAAGATTCTCCAATCCATTAAATGTAGATGATTTTCAAAAAAAATCCAGTGTCATCCAATACAGTGAAGTAGCATTTCGAGAAAATGCTCACAAAATAGCCAAATTTGCTAGATTAGAAGGACTAGAAGCACACGCAAGAGCGATAGAAGCACGAGATTTGTAA
- the hisG gene encoding ATP phosphoribosyltransferase, whose translation MNDMLTIAMPKGRIFEEAADLLRDAGFRLPAEFDDSRKLIIDVEEENFRFILAKPMDVPTYVEHGVADLGIAGKDVMLEEERDVYELLDLHISACYLAVAGLPNTELNEIAPRIATKYPNVAAAYFREQGSQVEIIKLNGSIELAPIIGLTDRIVDIVSTGKTLVENGLVEYERIVDITSRLIVNPASYRLKDGRISELVERLQQVVRAKLLLK comes from the coding sequence ATGAACGATATGCTAACTATCGCCATGCCAAAGGGAAGAATTTTCGAAGAGGCAGCTGACTTATTAAGAGATGCAGGCTTTCGTTTACCAGCTGAATTTGATGACTCTCGGAAATTAATCATTGATGTGGAGGAAGAAAATTTTCGCTTTATCTTGGCAAAACCAATGGATGTGCCAACGTATGTGGAACATGGTGTAGCAGACTTAGGGATTGCTGGAAAAGATGTCATGCTAGAAGAAGAAAGAGATGTTTATGAGCTGCTAGACTTACATATTAGTGCTTGTTATTTGGCAGTAGCTGGTCTTCCAAATACAGAGCTTAATGAGATTGCACCAAGGATTGCAACGAAGTATCCGAATGTAGCAGCAGCTTATTTTCGTGAGCAAGGGTCTCAAGTAGAAATCATTAAGCTGAATGGTTCTATTGAGCTTGCACCTATTATTGGGTTGACCGATCGGATTGTAGATATTGTTTCAACTGGAAAAACATTGGTTGAAAATGGACTCGTAGAATATGAAAGAATTGTAGATATAACTTCAAGATTAATCGTTAATCCTGCCAGTTATCGATTAAAAGATGGGCGAATAAGTGAATTAGTAGAAAGACTTCAACAAGTAGTAAGGGCGAAGCTGCTATTGAAATAA
- a CDS encoding ATP phosphoribosyltransferase regulatory subunit encodes MSSLFMFEKPLGMRDTLPAIYERKYKVKHKMDAEIKKWGYQFIETPTLEYYETVGTASAILDQQLFKLLDQQGHTLVLRPDMTAPIARVAASKLLTEDMPLRLAYNASVFRAQQREGGRPAEFEQIGVEYIGDKTISADGEGISLLVSTLQQAGVKDYQVSVGHIGFVQAFFQQILGTKERADSLTKYLYEKNYVGYRQHVEQLALSSIDKQRLTDFLKLRGREEVIGFAYQLMEGNQGIKAIDDLKQLWEILVDYEVADRVTFDLSLVSHMSYYTGIVYEVYAEGVGFPIGSGGRYDLLLEKFGKRTGATGFAIRVDRLLEALGNVKKTTTTQCILFSNERRKEAFQLAQEKRQAGIHVITQDINGVKDVDACTKQYSEITLLVGKKGMEVVK; translated from the coding sequence ATGAGCAGCTTATTTATGTTTGAAAAGCCATTAGGTATGAGAGATACATTGCCAGCTATTTATGAAAGAAAATATAAGGTAAAACACAAAATGGACGCAGAGATAAAGAAATGGGGCTACCAATTTATTGAAACCCCAACATTGGAATATTATGAAACAGTTGGTACGGCGTCTGCTATTTTAGATCAACAGCTTTTTAAATTATTAGATCAGCAAGGACATACGCTTGTTCTTCGTCCAGATATGACAGCTCCAATAGCTAGGGTGGCTGCATCTAAACTACTAACAGAAGACATGCCATTGCGACTTGCCTATAATGCATCCGTTTTTCGTGCACAGCAACGAGAGGGTGGAAGACCGGCTGAATTTGAGCAGATAGGTGTTGAATATATTGGTGATAAAACAATTAGTGCGGATGGAGAAGGAATTTCTTTACTCGTTTCCACACTTCAACAAGCAGGTGTAAAAGATTATCAAGTATCAGTAGGCCATATTGGTTTTGTGCAGGCTTTTTTCCAACAAATCCTTGGAACGAAAGAAAGAGCAGATAGTCTAACGAAATATTTATATGAGAAAAATTATGTTGGGTATCGACAGCATGTGGAACAGCTTGCTTTATCAAGCATTGATAAGCAGCGTTTAACTGACTTCTTAAAGCTTAGAGGCAGAGAAGAAGTGATTGGGTTTGCTTATCAATTAATGGAAGGAAACCAAGGTATAAAAGCAATAGATGACTTAAAGCAGCTTTGGGAAATCCTTGTTGATTATGAAGTGGCGGATAGAGTGACATTTGATTTATCCCTTGTTAGTCATATGAGTTACTATACTGGTATTGTGTATGAGGTATATGCGGAGGGTGTAGGTTTTCCAATTGGTAGCGGAGGACGTTATGATCTCTTATTAGAGAAATTCGGAAAAAGAACAGGGGCAACTGGTTTTGCTATTCGTGTTGATCGATTATTAGAGGCTTTGGGAAATGTGAAAAAAACAACAACTACTCAGTGCATTTTATTTAGTAATGAACGCAGAAAAGAAGCATTCCAATTGGCTCAGGAGAAACGACAAGCAGGAATCCATGTCATTACGCAAGATATTAACGGAGTGAAAGATGTGGATGCTTGTACGAAGCAATACAGTGAAATTACGTTATTAGTTGGGAAAAAAGGAATGGAGGTTGTCAAATGA
- a CDS encoding acyltransferase, whose protein sequence is MRKTTRYPVSGPNSLWHVYKTVPFLKVIKNFIVIQIARYMPFLKMKNWMYRKLLKMKVGDHTSFALMVMLDIMFPEKIKVGRNSVIGYNTTILAHEYLIEEYRLGEIEIGDEVMIGANSTILPGVKIGDHAIISAGTLVHKDVPAGSFVGGNPMQVIYTAEQMEERRKNEPSYVLDE, encoded by the coding sequence ATGAGAAAGACGACAAGATATCCAGTTAGTGGACCGAATTCTTTATGGCATGTTTATAAAACGGTTCCCTTTTTAAAGGTAATAAAGAATTTTATCGTTATCCAAATAGCAAGATATATGCCCTTTTTAAAAATGAAGAACTGGATGTACCGTAAGCTTTTGAAAATGAAGGTTGGAGATCACACTTCCTTTGCTTTGATGGTAATGCTTGATATTATGTTTCCTGAAAAAATTAAAGTTGGAAGGAATAGTGTGATAGGATACAATACAACGATTCTTGCCCATGAATATTTAATAGAGGAGTACAGGCTGGGAGAAATTGAAATTGGAGATGAAGTAATGATTGGTGCCAATTCAACGATTCTCCCTGGTGTGAAAATTGGGGATCATGCCATTATATCGGCAGGAACCCTTGTACATAAGGATGTCCCTGCAGGAAGCTTTGTTGGCGGAAATCCAATGCAAGTTATTTATACAGCAGAACAAATGGAAGAGCGCAGAAAAAACGAACCTTCTTATGTATTAGATGAGTAA
- the ppaX gene encoding pyrophosphatase PpaX, giving the protein MTGKINTALFDLDGTLINTNELIISSYLHTLNHYYPGKYGREDVIPFMGPPLLETFETIDKIRAQEMMTMYRAYNIENHDNIVTIFDGVYDAIKELKERGFKLAIVSTKLSDVVEMGLKLTKLDAFFDVVVALDHVENAKPDPEPVLLALEKLKASPSEAIMVGDNKHDILSGKNAGTLTAGVAWTLKGKEFLQEYNPDYIFDNMKDILSIPEVQSL; this is encoded by the coding sequence TTGACTGGAAAAATTAATACGGCATTATTTGATTTAGATGGAACGCTAATTAATACGAATGAATTAATTATTTCCTCTTACTTACATACGCTTAATCATTATTACCCAGGAAAATATGGGCGTGAAGATGTGATTCCTTTCATGGGACCACCATTATTAGAAACATTTGAAACCATTGATAAAATACGGGCACAGGAAATGATGACAATGTATCGAGCATATAATATTGAAAATCATGATAATATTGTTACGATTTTTGATGGTGTATATGATGCAATCAAGGAATTGAAGGAAAGAGGCTTTAAACTTGCGATTGTATCAACTAAGCTGTCTGATGTGGTGGAAATGGGCTTGAAATTAACGAAGCTAGATGCGTTTTTTGATGTAGTTGTGGCTTTAGATCATGTGGAAAATGCAAAGCCAGATCCAGAGCCAGTCCTTCTTGCGCTCGAGAAATTGAAAGCATCACCATCAGAAGCAATTATGGTTGGAGATAATAAGCATGATATTTTGTCAGGAAAAAATGCAGGTACATTAACAGCGGGGGTTGCATGGACACTTAAAGGAAAGGAATTTTTGCAGGAATATAATCCTGATTATATTTTTGATAATATGAAAGATATCCTTTCTATTCCTGAAGTCCAATCGTTATGA
- the lgt gene encoding prolipoprotein diacylglyceryl transferase, which yields MEDIRPIDPIAFSLGPIDVRWYGLIIGSGLILALILAMREGNRRGLGKDDFPDLMLWAIPISIICARIYYVLFEWGYYKDHLGDIPKIWNGGIAIHGALIGAIVTTYIFTKKKGISFWKMADIAAPSIILGQAIGRWGNFMNQEAHGGEVTRSFLEGLHLPTFIIDQMYINGTYYHPTFLYESLWNIVGFVILLALRKVNLRRGEIFLSYVIWYSIGRFFIEGMRTDSLMIGDLRMAQLISLALIVFSVVAITYRRKARFASERYLDTNG from the coding sequence ATGGAAGATATACGACCAATCGATCCAATTGCTTTTTCATTAGGACCAATTGATGTCAGATGGTATGGACTTATTATCGGTTCTGGTTTAATTTTGGCTCTTATTCTTGCAATGCGAGAAGGAAATAGAAGAGGATTAGGAAAAGATGACTTTCCAGATTTAATGTTATGGGCAATTCCAATCTCCATTATATGTGCGAGAATTTATTATGTCCTTTTTGAATGGGGCTATTATAAGGATCACCTAGGGGATATTCCGAAAATCTGGAATGGAGGAATCGCCATCCATGGTGCATTAATTGGGGCAATAGTTACTACCTATATTTTTACAAAGAAAAAAGGCATTTCCTTCTGGAAAATGGCCGATATAGCAGCACCTAGTATTATCCTCGGACAAGCAATTGGTCGTTGGGGAAACTTTATGAACCAAGAGGCACATGGTGGGGAAGTTACACGTTCCTTTTTAGAAGGTCTGCATTTGCCAACCTTTATTATTGATCAGATGTATATTAATGGAACTTACTATCATCCAACTTTTTTATATGAATCATTATGGAATATCGTTGGATTCGTGATTTTACTAGCTTTACGTAAAGTGAACTTACGGAGAGGAGAAATCTTCTTATCGTATGTTATTTGGTATTCGATTGGAAGATTCTTTATAGAAGGTATGAGAACAGACAGCTTAATGATTGGTGATTTGCGAATGGCTCAATTAATTTCTTTAGCCTTAATTGTATTTTCAGTGGTCGCAATTACTTATAGAAGAAAAGCCAGATTTGCAAGTGAACGCTATTTAGATACAAATGGTTAA
- the hprK gene encoding HPr(Ser) kinase/phosphatase yields MAAKVLIKDVIEEFDLEIVSGEEGINRPITVSDISRPGLEMAGYFNYYPAERVQLLGKTELSFAERLSDEDRANRLSKLCSDTTPGIIITRNMEVPPQLMEASEELAVPVLRSKHKTSLFSSRLTNFLERKLAPTTAVHGVLVDIYGVGVLITGKSGVGKSETALELVKRGHRLVADDCVEIRQEDENLIVGSSPELIEHLLEIRGLGIINVMTLFGAGAVRTHKKISLVMSLELWEQNKQYDRLGLDEEKMKIIDTEVTKLTIPVRPGRNLAVIIEVAAMNFRLKRMGVNAAEQFTNKLNNVISDERN; encoded by the coding sequence ATGGCGGCAAAAGTATTAATAAAAGATGTTATTGAAGAGTTTGATTTAGAAATTGTAAGTGGTGAAGAAGGAATTAATCGACCGATTACGGTTAGTGATATATCAAGACCAGGTCTTGAAATGGCTGGCTATTTTAACTACTATCCAGCAGAGCGTGTTCAGTTGTTAGGGAAGACCGAATTATCTTTTGCTGAACGTTTAAGTGATGAAGATAGAGCAAACCGATTATCGAAATTATGCAGTGATACGACTCCAGGAATTATCATTACTCGTAATATGGAAGTTCCTCCACAATTAATGGAGGCATCAGAGGAGTTGGCAGTTCCAGTATTACGATCTAAACATAAAACATCTCTTTTTTCGAGTAGACTGACAAATTTCTTGGAAAGAAAATTAGCTCCTACAACAGCTGTTCATGGTGTCCTAGTTGATATTTATGGTGTTGGGGTTTTAATTACAGGAAAAAGTGGTGTTGGTAAAAGTGAAACAGCTCTAGAGCTTGTTAAGCGTGGTCACCGTCTAGTTGCTGATGATTGTGTGGAAATTCGTCAAGAAGATGAGAATTTAATTGTTGGAAGTTCACCAGAGTTAATAGAGCATTTATTAGAAATTCGCGGATTAGGCATTATTAATGTCATGACTTTATTTGGAGCTGGTGCTGTTCGTACCCATAAGAAAATTTCTTTGGTTATGTCTTTGGAATTATGGGAGCAAAACAAGCAATATGATCGTTTAGGCTTAGATGAAGAAAAAATGAAAATAATTGATACAGAAGTGACAAAGCTTACGATTCCAGTTCGACCTGGTCGAAACTTAGCTGTTATTATTGAAGTAGCTGCAATGAATTTCCGTTTAAAACGAATGGGTGTAAATGCAGCAGAACAATTTACGAATAAATTAAATAATGTTATTTCTGATGAAAGAAATTAA
- a CDS encoding phage holin family protein, with translation MRWIIGILINAIFFVALAGLFQNHFYLSGIGAAIGASAVLSLLNIIVKPILILLTLPVTILSLGLFLFVINAITLSLTDRLMGSSFEISSFGMCLLFSILLSLCNIIVQNTVLRGEKR, from the coding sequence ATGAGATGGATAATAGGGATACTGATTAATGCTATTTTCTTCGTGGCATTAGCCGGGTTATTTCAGAATCATTTTTATTTATCAGGGATAGGTGCTGCCATTGGAGCAAGTGCTGTGTTATCTTTGCTAAATATTATTGTAAAACCAATATTAATTTTATTAACATTACCTGTAACAATATTATCGCTAGGTCTATTTTTATTTGTGATTAACGCAATCACATTGTCGCTAACAGACAGATTGATGGGGAGCAGTTTTGAAATATCTAGTTTTGGGATGTGCTTACTTTTTAGCATTTTACTTTCACTATGTAATATCATTGTTCAAAATACAGTTCTTCGAGGAGAAAAAAGGTGA
- a CDS encoding DUF4097 family beta strand repeat-containing protein, with protein MADEKKRILELVESGKLTVDEALKLMEKVDEVNEKKSLNEEEQKILEDFQEEAKFHEKKKESNPNYGFNFQAAKDKLFDFVDTTIKKVKEVDLDLNFGHFEEVSHIFQYNNISPKKLDIDIPNGEVELIPWDQEEVSIECKAKVYRVNSLEEAKKVFLKEVQVNVDDEQLVVKTNHKWMKVKTKVYIPQTSYESAIIRLFNGPITTFDVKAEKLYAKTANGKITLNAGENKKVEADAANGSIKVEKGNIEKLDAETINGSISVDGYFNKVDLQSFNGSISCTNHAETCEVLELQGTTGSIEVSLPETVAISGELKTNFGGFNVELDGIQIIEEKSEVLQKTLQFKSIQTSDHHTKMEANTKTGSIKVKKIEKVSN; from the coding sequence GTGGCTGACGAGAAAAAACGGATTTTAGAATTAGTGGAAAGTGGAAAATTGACAGTAGATGAAGCGTTAAAGCTAATGGAAAAGGTCGATGAAGTGAATGAAAAGAAGTCACTAAATGAGGAAGAACAAAAGATTTTAGAGGATTTTCAAGAAGAGGCAAAGTTCCACGAAAAGAAGAAAGAATCGAATCCAAATTATGGATTTAACTTTCAGGCAGCAAAAGATAAGCTTTTTGACTTCGTTGATACAACGATAAAGAAAGTAAAAGAAGTAGACCTTGATTTAAATTTTGGCCATTTTGAAGAAGTATCTCATATTTTTCAATATAATAATATTTCACCAAAAAAGCTCGACATAGATATTCCAAATGGAGAAGTAGAGCTTATTCCATGGGATCAAGAAGAAGTGAGTATTGAGTGCAAAGCAAAGGTATATCGAGTGAATTCTTTAGAAGAAGCAAAAAAGGTATTTTTAAAGGAAGTACAAGTGAATGTCGATGATGAACAATTAGTAGTTAAAACAAATCATAAATGGATGAAGGTAAAAACTAAAGTTTACATCCCACAAACTTCTTATGAATCGGCAATCATTCGACTATTTAATGGACCGATTACAACATTTGATGTAAAAGCGGAAAAATTGTATGCTAAAACGGCTAATGGTAAAATAACGCTAAATGCTGGTGAAAATAAAAAGGTAGAAGCGGATGCTGCGAACGGCAGTATTAAAGTAGAAAAAGGAAATATAGAAAAGCTTGATGCCGAAACGATTAATGGATCGATTTCAGTGGATGGTTACTTTAATAAAGTAGATTTACAATCTTTTAATGGAAGTATTTCATGTACCAATCATGCTGAGACTTGTGAAGTGCTAGAACTCCAAGGAACAACAGGAAGTATTGAAGTAAGCTTGCCAGAAACCGTAGCGATTAGCGGGGAATTAAAAACGAACTTTGGCGGATTTAATGTAGAGTTAGATGGTATACAAATAATAGAAGAGAAAAGTGAAGTTCTTCAAAAAACGCTACAATTTAAATCGATACAAACGAGTGATCATCATACAAAAATGGAAGCAAACACGAAAACTGGCTCGATTAAAGTAAAAAAAATAGAAAAAGTTAGTAATTAA